The Atlantibacter hermannii genomic interval CTTTAACCTTTGCTTCGTCGAGTGAAGGAGATTTTCGGCAAAAAAATGACCGGATTGAGGGCGAGCAGTCCCACCAGGATGAGGCCACAGCCGCAACATCAAGCGAATGCCAGATCAGTAAATGACAGCTTGCCTCTTTAGAATCCTCCCTGACAGTCTTTCCCCAGTATTGCGAAAAAATCCCTTTCCCCATGGTCGCCTCTGCTTCCGGAACAATACAAAACCCCTACTTTCAGACAGAACCAGTTAGCTCAAATTGATACATATCAACCATTTTTTCCGCATCGTCCTTGAATGAACACCATCTCCATATTGAATTGGAAATAAACACATAATATTCATTTCGCCTCCCCCTTGACCTTCCCCTTGATGGAAGGTTTAACCTTCTATAACGTCAATAAAGCCAAGCTTATTTGGCTCACCGAGAAGGAGTTTCACGATGTCTCATACTGTTAATCTCACCCTGGATGGCCTGTCCTGCGGTCATTGCGTTAAACGGGTAAAAGAAAGCCTGGAAAAACGTCCTGATGTTGAAAGTGCAGAAGTAACCATCACGTCCGCGCAGGTCACCGGCAGCGCGTCTGCTGAGGCGTTAATCGATACCATTAAAGAAGCCGGGTACGGGGCGGAGTTAAGCCACCCAAAGGCTGACCCGCTGGCAGAGTCATCAATCCCGTCGGAAGCACTGACAGCGGCGCCAACCTCGCTTCCGGCAGACTCATCGTTCGATGACAGCCAACAGCTGTTGATCGACGGCATGAGCTGCGCCAGTTGCGTGAGCCGGGTGCAAAATGCGCTGTCAGGCGTTCCGGGCGTCACGCAGGCACGGGTGAATCTTGCGGAGCGTACCGCGCTCGTCATGGGCAGCGCTTCCGCAAGCGATTTAATCAGCGCGGTGGAGAAAGCCGGATACGGCGCTGAAGCCATTGAAGATGACAATGAACGCCGGGAACGTCAGCAGCAGACCGCTCAGGCGGCAATGAAGCGCTTTCGCTGGCAGTCCGCCCTCGCCCTGGCGGTGGGTATCCCGGTGATGATCTGGGGCATGTTCGGCGACAATATGATGGTCACCGACGACAACCGCTCGCTGTGGCTGGGAATTGGCCTCGTCACCCTGGCGGTAATGATTTTCGCAGGCGGCCACTTTTATCGCAGCGCGTGGAAAAGCCTGATGAACGGCACCGCCACCATGGATACTCTGGTGGCGCTCGGCACCGGCGCCGCCTGGCTGTTCTCCATGAGCGTCAACCTGTGGCCGCAGTGGTTCCCGATGGAGGCGCGCCATCTTTACTACGAAGCCAGCGCCATGATTATCGGTCTGATTAATCTTGGTCATATGCTGGAAGCCCGGGCGCGCCAGCGTTCGTCAAAAGCCCTGGAGCGCCTGCTCGACCTGACACCACCTACCGCGCGCGTGGTAACCGAACACGGCGAGCAAACGCTGCCGCTGGCAGAAGTCCAGCCGGGGATGACGCTGCGTCTGACCACCGGGGATCGCGTGCCGGTAGACGGCGAAATTATTGAAGGTGAAGCGTGGCTGGATGAAGCCATGCTGACCGGCGAGCCCATCCCCCAGCAAAAAGGCGCCGGCGAAACCGTGCATGCCGGCACCGTGGTTCAGGACGGCAGTGTGCTGTTCCGCGCCAGCGCAGTCGGTAACCACACCACGCTCTCGCGGATCATCCGCATGGTACGCCAGGCTCAGAGCAGCAAGCCGGAAATCGGTAAGCTGGCGGACCGAATCTCGGCAGTATTCGTCCCGGTAGTGGTATTAATCGCCTTATTCAGCGGTGCGATGTGGTACTTCTTCGGGCCCGCGCCGCAAATTGTTTACACCCTGGTGATCACCACCACGGTATTGATTATCGCCTGCCCGTGCGCCCTGGGGCTGGCAACACCGATGTCGATTATCTCCGGCGTCGGTCGCGCCGCCGAATTTGGCGCACTGGTGCGGGATGCAGATGCGCTGCAACGGGCAAGCACGCTCGACACTGTGGTGTTTGATAAAACCGGGACGCTCACCGAAGGTAAACCGCAGGTGGTGGGCGTGATCACTGCCGCAGGCGTTGATGAACAACAGGCGGTACGTCTGGCCGCCTCGCTGGAGCAGGGTTCAAGCCATCCGCTGGCGCGGGCGATCCTCGACAAGGCCCAGGAGATCGCTTTACCGTCCGTGAACGGTTTCCGCACCTTACGTGGACTGGGCGTAAGCGGTGAAGCCGAGGGACATACCTTGCTGTTGGGCAATCAGGCGCTGCTGCATGAGCAGCAGGTTGATACCCGCGAACTGGATGCAGAGATTGAACGCCAGGCGCAACAGGGCGCAACGCCTGTTCTGCTGGCGATTGACGGCAAAGCGGCGGCGCTGCTGGCAATCCGCGATCCGCTACGCGAAGACAGTCGCGATGCGCTGGCTCGTCTGCACCGCGAAGGATATCGTCTCGTCATGTTGACCGGCGACAACGCCATCACCGCTCAGGCCATCGCCAAAGAAGCGGGTATTGATGAGGTGATTGCTGGCGTCCTGCCGGACGGCAAAGCAGAGGCCATTGCCAAACTGCAACGCGAAGGCCGCCAGGTGGCGATGGTCGGCGACGGCATCAACGATGCGCCAGCCCTGGCGCAGGCGGATGTGGGTATCGCCATGGGCGGTGGTAGCGATGTGGCGATAGAAACCGCCGCGATCACGCTGATGCGTCACAGCCTGATGGGCGTCGCCGATGCGCTGGCGATCTCCAAAGCCACGCTGCGTAATATGAAACAAAACCTGCTGGGCGCGTTTGTTTATAACAC includes:
- the copA_2 gene encoding copper-transporting P-type ATPase, which encodes MSHTVNLTLDGLSCGHCVKRVKESLEKRPDVESAEVTITSAQVTGSASAEALIDTIKEAGYGAELSHPKADPLAESSIPSEALTAAPTSLPADSSFDDSQQLLIDGMSCASCVSRVQNALSGVPGVTQARVNLAERTALVMGSASASDLISAVEKAGYGAEAIEDDNERRERQQQTAQAAMKRFRWQSALALAVGIPVMIWGMFGDNMMVTDDNRSLWLGIGLVTLAVMIFAGGHFYRSAWKSLMNGTATMDTLVALGTGAAWLFSMSVNLWPQWFPMEARHLYYEASAMIIGLINLGHMLEARARQRSSKALERLLDLTPPTARVVTEHGEQTLPLAEVQPGMTLRLTTGDRVPVDGEIIEGEAWLDEAMLTGEPIPQQKGAGETVHAGTVVQDGSVLFRASAVGNHTTLSRIIRMVRQAQSSKPEIGKLADRISAVFVPVVVLIALFSGAMWYFFGPAPQIVYTLVITTTVLIIACPCALGLATPMSIISGVGRAAEFGALVRDADALQRASTLDTVVFDKTGTLTEGKPQVVGVITAAGVDEQQAVRLAASLEQGSSHPLARAILDKAQEIALPSVNGFRTLRGLGVSGEAEGHTLLLGNQALLHEQQVDTRELDAEIERQAQQGATPVLLAIDGKAAALLAIRDPLREDSRDALARLHREGYRLVMLTGDNAITAQAIAKEAGIDEVIAGVLPDGKAEAIAKLQREGRQVAMVGDGINDAPALAQADVGIAMGGGSDVAIETAAITLMRHSLMGVADALAISKATLRNMKQNLLGAFVYNTLGIPIAAGILWPITGTLLNPVVAGAAMALSSITVVSNANRLLRFKPKA